From one Calditrichota bacterium genomic stretch:
- a CDS encoding O-antigen ligase family protein, with amino-acid sequence METIRLQNPFDVKRITIAIAVIELFYLLLLIKSTTLSILFMLLICGSFVLYVTPEFGFAIPFTINILLYYLFDQVEVSISMAAFKLYLLIFPLSIVFYHIKSERKKLFYADRFFWVAILIGVILIAGLPYSADKIYGAKKIIFYFIVNIPLLYAAYLLRGNERSIEKLIFSIFLIGMIITIFSFYSAMSNIFFKFVRFRLSENIGPLTIGRALGLSIITGIYFFSRYKQIVLKTFFGIITTLMIMPVIWSGSRGPTLGVLLSILLFFFLQPTQSKFRKILFSLLFALGGIYYLSHSSSQVSVRMATPIASEASAAFRILAWIQAIQQFIGSPFLGIGTGSFYFDTGIIPLVYPHNLILELACENGIPGLFIIVYFLYLATKQGFKNIRYYHHKNRRLALQLSITALTLFFFSVWNAMFSGDIYVNMIVWGPAGLIWALAKKNNGNSNSAGEPA; translated from the coding sequence ATGGAAACGATTCGCTTACAAAACCCATTTGATGTCAAAAGAATCACAATCGCCATCGCAGTAATCGAGCTGTTTTATTTGCTACTGCTGATAAAATCGACAACACTGAGCATTTTATTCATGCTGCTCATTTGCGGATCGTTTGTCCTTTACGTTACCCCAGAATTTGGCTTTGCTATCCCCTTTACTATTAATATCCTGCTTTACTACCTATTTGATCAGGTTGAAGTATCCATTTCCATGGCTGCTTTTAAATTATATTTATTAATCTTTCCTTTAAGCATTGTTTTCTACCACATTAAAAGCGAGCGGAAAAAACTTTTTTATGCTGATCGCTTTTTCTGGGTTGCCATTTTAATAGGCGTTATCCTCATAGCCGGTTTGCCCTATTCTGCAGATAAAATTTATGGTGCAAAAAAAATCATATTTTACTTTATAGTAAATATTCCGCTTCTATATGCTGCATATTTACTTCGAGGAAATGAGCGCAGCATAGAAAAATTAATCTTTTCCATTTTTCTGATTGGGATGATAATAACAATATTTAGCTTTTATTCCGCGATGTCAAATATTTTTTTCAAATTTGTCCGATTCCGATTGTCGGAAAATATTGGGCCACTAACCATTGGTCGGGCATTGGGGCTGTCCATTATTACGGGTATTTATTTTTTTTCTCGTTATAAACAAATCGTACTAAAGACATTCTTCGGCATCATCACCACTTTGATGATCATGCCAGTCATCTGGTCTGGATCTCGGGGGCCGACTCTCGGTGTCTTGTTATCAATTTTGCTATTTTTTTTCCTGCAGCCGACGCAATCCAAATTCAGAAAGATTCTTTTTTCTTTATTATTTGCATTAGGGGGAATTTATTATCTATCACATTCTTCATCACAAGTTTCAGTACGGATGGCAACTCCTATTGCTTCGGAAGCCAGCGCAGCTTTCCGTATTCTTGCATGGATTCAAGCAATACAGCAATTTATCGGCTCACCGTTTTTGGGAATTGGTACTGGCAGTTTTTACTTTGATACGGGTATTATTCCCTTAGTTTACCCTCATAACTTGATATTAGAATTGGCCTGTGAGAATGGTATTCCAGGTTTATTCATTATAGTATATTTCCTTTACTTGGCTACCAAACAGGGATTTAAAAATATACGTTATTATCACCATAAAAATCGGCGTTTAGCGCTCCAATTGAGCATAACAGCCCTGACTCTATTTTTCTTCTCTGTGTGGAATGCAATGTTCAGTGGGGATATTTATGTCAATATGATAGTTTGGGGGCCAGCAGGGTTGATATGGGCATTAGCTAAAAAGAACAACGGGAATTCAAATTCTGCAGGAGAACCCGCATGA
- a CDS encoding oligosaccharide flippase family protein, translating into MDQHKQQDINSQLKRTLKDSFIYIPARILPAIIGILLIRVLTTLFTQEEYGHYQITLSTFSLMRVFAVFWLSMSVIRFYQNHRHQQKEKTFFSTLLACSVGGVAIVTGVSLLVNTFIFQQRISPELFSLINLAVAVSVFNSFFEIFIVIYRAGLEPKKYTLFWSLFALIKPIVGISLIVFMGFRVAGIFWGFLVAALSLDVIIFYKLKIFSSFHFRSISIPLAKEFFAYGMPLSFSFLAFWILSLSDRYLIEYFATSSDVGLYSVAYAISEKTLNFIYTILMLAAFPIIVDNWEKNGQSHTQDLISHLTRYFFLLCVPILTILVTIPKTMVLIFSDAKFVEGTRVLPFIAAGIFLFGLTQYVLKGFELHKKSIRIALLALIAGFSNVGLNIFLIPRFGYFGAGLAAMTAYAIYFTSAVFSVRKFMAWKPPLISIGKIVFAGFVFAVFLKNLTDKFPNILTAAFVIIPAGLILFILILILLKEISRQEISRSKEFVINLIK; encoded by the coding sequence ATGGATCAACACAAGCAGCAAGACATAAATTCGCAACTGAAAAGAACGCTCAAAGACTCGTTCATTTACATTCCGGCGAGAATTTTGCCCGCTATCATCGGAATTTTGCTCATTCGAGTGCTGACTACACTTTTCACTCAAGAAGAATACGGACACTATCAAATTACACTATCCACATTCAGCCTGATGCGCGTTTTTGCTGTATTCTGGTTATCCATGAGTGTCATTCGATTTTATCAGAATCATAGACATCAACAAAAAGAAAAAACTTTTTTTTCCACTTTATTAGCTTGTTCCGTAGGTGGCGTGGCAATTGTGACGGGCGTCAGTCTTTTAGTCAATACGTTCATTTTTCAGCAGCGAATTTCTCCTGAACTTTTTTCCCTGATCAATTTAGCTGTTGCCGTATCTGTTTTCAATTCGTTCTTTGAGATTTTTATCGTTATCTATCGCGCCGGACTGGAACCGAAAAAATACACGCTTTTCTGGTCTCTGTTTGCTCTGATTAAACCGATAGTTGGAATCAGCCTCATCGTATTTATGGGTTTCCGCGTTGCCGGAATTTTCTGGGGATTTCTTGTCGCTGCGCTGAGTCTAGATGTCATTATTTTTTACAAATTAAAGATATTTTCATCTTTTCATTTTCGTTCTATTTCTATTCCGCTGGCGAAAGAATTCTTTGCTTATGGCATGCCGCTCAGTTTTTCATTTCTGGCATTCTGGATTCTCTCGCTTTCGGATCGCTATTTAATTGAATATTTTGCAACCTCTTCAGACGTGGGACTTTATTCGGTCGCTTATGCCATCTCGGAAAAAACGCTCAATTTTATTTACACTATTCTCATGCTGGCGGCATTCCCCATTATCGTTGACAACTGGGAAAAGAACGGACAATCTCACACACAAGATTTAATTTCGCATCTGACGCGTTACTTTTTTTTGCTGTGCGTGCCGATTTTAACAATTTTGGTTACAATCCCCAAAACAATGGTGCTCATTTTCTCGGACGCCAAATTTGTTGAAGGAACACGAGTTCTGCCCTTCATCGCTGCGGGAATTTTTCTATTCGGGCTCACACAGTACGTGCTCAAAGGCTTTGAGTTACATAAAAAGAGCATTCGCATTGCACTGCTGGCATTAATCGCGGGATTTTCAAATGTGGGGCTAAATATTTTTCTCATTCCGCGTTTCGGTTATTTTGGCGCAGGCCTGGCGGCAATGACAGCGTACGCCATCTATTTCACTTCCGCAGTCTTTTCCGTGCGAAAATTTATGGCGTGGAAACCGCCGCTGATTTCCATTGGCAAAATCGTCTTTGCCGGTTTTGTATTCGCTGTTTTTTTGAAAAATCTGACCGACAAATTCCCGAATATTCTAACAGCCGCCTTTGTGATCATTCCGGCCGGCTTAATTTTATTCATTCTAATTTTAATTTTATTGAAAGAAATTTCCCGGCAGGAAATTTCTCGTAGTAAAGAATTTGTCATTAATCTGATTAAATAA
- the dusB gene encoding tRNA dihydrouridine synthase DusB: MEVIIFRLMILGKVRIEGKVALAPLAGVTDSSFRLICRQLGAALVFTEMISADGLARDSQKTRAYMDFRPEERPIGFQLFGSEAEIMARAAQIAAKLQPDFIDLNFGCPVKKVVKRGAGAALLNDVKLVGKIARAVVKASAVPVTAKIRKGWNKKNENALDVARELEQSGVAAVTVHGRTQTEMFRGQADWEIIAEIKRKISIPVIGNGDVTSADDVKKMLDETGCDLVMIGRGALGNPWIFQQANYFLETGKHLLSPTPKQRLEVILQHLDDRLQGDNKKALFEMRKHLSWYVKGLPGCAQIRAQLFQSNEVSEVKNKLTEYLTNVAVS, encoded by the coding sequence ATGGAAGTTATTATCTTTCGGCTCATGATTTTAGGAAAGGTCCGCATAGAAGGAAAAGTCGCGCTCGCCCCTCTGGCGGGAGTGACAGACTCGTCGTTTCGGCTGATTTGTCGGCAATTAGGCGCAGCGCTGGTATTCACTGAGATGATCAGCGCCGACGGATTGGCGCGAGATAGTCAAAAAACCAGGGCATACATGGATTTTAGACCGGAAGAGCGACCGATTGGTTTTCAGCTATTCGGATCAGAGGCGGAGATAATGGCTCGCGCCGCACAAATTGCCGCTAAGTTACAGCCGGATTTCATTGATTTGAATTTCGGCTGCCCGGTGAAAAAAGTAGTGAAACGCGGCGCCGGCGCGGCGTTGCTCAATGATGTGAAATTAGTGGGAAAAATCGCGCGCGCCGTAGTGAAGGCTTCAGCCGTGCCGGTGACGGCGAAGATTCGCAAGGGTTGGAATAAAAAAAACGAGAACGCCCTGGACGTCGCTCGTGAACTTGAACAGTCAGGCGTCGCAGCGGTCACTGTTCACGGACGCACGCAAACGGAAATGTTTCGCGGACAGGCAGATTGGGAAATCATCGCTGAAATCAAAAGGAAAATTTCCATTCCGGTAATCGGCAACGGCGATGTCACCAGCGCTGACGATGTCAAAAAAATGCTCGACGAAACCGGCTGTGATTTGGTGATGATCGGCAGAGGCGCGCTGGGAAATCCCTGGATTTTTCAACAGGCTAATTATTTTCTGGAAACAGGAAAACATCTGCTGTCCCCGACGCCGAAGCAGCGGCTGGAAGTGATATTGCAACATCTTGACGATCGGCTTCAAGGAGATAATAAAAAGGCGCTGTTTGAAATGAGAAAACATTTGAGCTGGTACGTCAAAGGACTTCCGGGATGCGCACAAATTCGCGCTCAACTTTTTCAATCGAACGAGGTGAGCGAAGTTAAAAATAAACTAACGGAATATTTAACGAATGTGGCTGTGTCATGA
- a CDS encoding GTPase yields MNRKRILIMGAAGRDFHNFNLRYRDNEEFEVVAFTATQIPDIEGRVYPAELAGKLYPEGIPIHPEEKLAELIKEYKADGVVFAYSDVPHEYVMHKAALVNAAGADFILMGTESTMIKSKVPVISICAIRTGCGKSQTTRRVSEILRSWGKKVVAIRHPMPYGDLAAQKVQRFATYEDMDKYKCTIEEREEYEPHIDRGVIVYAGVDYGAILEEAEKEADIILWDGGNNDTPFYKPDLNIVVTDPHRAGHELAYYPGETNLRMADVIVINKIDTADYEDVEYLRENIRETNPDAVVIDGASPLVVENPDLIRGKRALVIEDGPTLTHGEMTYGAGVVAAEKFGAAELVDPRPWVVGKIAETYEKYPEIGMLLPAMGYGDQQVKDLEKTVNAVDCDVVVIGTPIDLRRVIKIDKPAIRVMYDLQEIGKPDLKDVLARFK; encoded by the coding sequence ATGAATCGCAAAAGAATACTCATTATGGGCGCTGCAGGACGTGATTTCCATAATTTCAATTTACGTTATCGTGATAATGAGGAATTTGAAGTTGTTGCTTTTACGGCAACACAAATTCCTGACATTGAAGGGCGAGTCTATCCCGCAGAACTTGCCGGAAAACTTTATCCGGAGGGAATTCCGATTCATCCCGAAGAAAAATTGGCGGAATTAATCAAAGAGTACAAAGCGGACGGAGTTGTTTTTGCGTACAGCGATGTGCCGCACGAATATGTGATGCACAAAGCCGCACTGGTGAATGCCGCCGGAGCAGATTTTATTTTAATGGGCACGGAAAGTACAATGATCAAGAGCAAAGTGCCGGTGATTTCCATTTGTGCCATTCGCACCGGCTGCGGCAAAAGTCAGACCACGCGCCGCGTAAGCGAAATACTGCGTTCCTGGGGCAAAAAAGTCGTTGCCATTCGCCATCCCATGCCTTACGGCGATCTGGCGGCGCAAAAAGTGCAGCGTTTCGCTACCTATGAGGACATGGACAAATACAAATGTACTATTGAAGAACGCGAAGAATACGAACCGCATATTGACCGCGGCGTGATCGTTTACGCTGGCGTGGATTACGGCGCAATTTTGGAAGAAGCGGAAAAAGAAGCGGACATCATCCTCTGGGACGGCGGAAATAACGATACGCCTTTTTACAAACCAGATTTGAATATTGTGGTCACTGACCCCCATCGCGCGGGACATGAGCTCGCTTACTACCCGGGCGAAACAAATTTGCGCATGGCGGATGTAATTGTGATCAATAAAATCGACACTGCGGATTACGAAGATGTGGAATACTTGCGCGAAAATATCCGCGAAACGAATCCCGATGCCGTCGTCATCGATGGCGCTTCACCGCTGGTGGTGGAAAATCCGGATTTGATTCGCGGAAAACGGGCGCTGGTTATCGAAGACGGTCCCACTTTGACACACGGCGAAATGACCTACGGCGCCGGCGTTGTTGCTGCGGAAAAATTCGGCGCAGCCGAACTGGTCGATCCCAGACCTTGGGTCGTGGGCAAAATTGCCGAAACTTACGAAAAATATCCGGAAATCGGCATGCTGCTGCCAGCGATGGGCTACGGCGATCAGCAAGTGAAAGATCTGGAAAAGACAGTAAATGCTGTTGACTGCGACGTCGTCGTTATCGGTACTCCCATTGATTTGCGCCGGGTGATTAAAATTGACAAACCTGCGATTCGCGTCATGTACGACCTGCAGGAGATAGGCAAACCTGATTTAAAAGATGTCCTTGCCAGGTTTAAATAA
- the arcC gene encoding carbamate kinase, giving the protein MAEKKTAVVALGGNAITREFEEGYIFQQFANTRRSLVGILDLIKRGYRLAITHGNGPQVGNYLIRVEETRNLVPPIPLGIMVADLMGGMGYMIAQSLQNKLIRHKIEREVATIVSQAVVDKNDPSILNPTKFVGPFYKEEDVKKLQQERNWIMKYDSGRGYRRVVPSPIPLEIVEKNVIKKLVDQDVIVIAVGGGGAPVYVEEDGTYEGVDGVIDKDRASAILARDIGAQELYILTAVDKVALNYRKPDQVDLDQLTVVEAKKYLAEGQFPKGSMGPKIESAIHFIEQGGEVCIITSTERLTDALEGKTGTRIVA; this is encoded by the coding sequence ATGGCTGAAAAAAAAACTGCGGTTGTCGCGCTTGGCGGGAATGCGATTACCAGAGAATTTGAAGAAGGATACATTTTCCAGCAATTTGCCAACACGCGCCGCAGTCTGGTCGGTATTTTGGATTTAATTAAACGCGGCTATCGCCTGGCGATCACTCATGGCAATGGCCCGCAAGTGGGAAATTATCTGATTCGCGTCGAGGAGACCAGAAATCTGGTGCCGCCGATTCCGCTGGGCATCATGGTCGCTGACTTAATGGGCGGTATGGGTTACATGATTGCCCAATCGCTGCAAAATAAATTAATTCGTCACAAAATTGAACGGGAAGTAGCAACTATTGTCTCCCAAGCGGTTGTTGATAAAAATGATCCATCCATTTTGAACCCGACGAAATTTGTCGGTCCTTTTTACAAAGAAGAAGATGTGAAAAAATTGCAGCAAGAGCGCAATTGGATCATGAAATACGACTCCGGAAGAGGTTATCGCCGCGTGGTACCGTCACCGATTCCGCTGGAAATTGTGGAAAAAAATGTGATAAAAAAATTGGTTGATCAGGACGTGATTGTGATCGCCGTTGGCGGCGGCGGCGCGCCGGTGTACGTCGAAGAAGACGGAACTTACGAAGGCGTGGACGGCGTGATTGACAAAGACCGGGCTTCGGCAATTCTGGCGCGGGATATCGGGGCACAGGAGTTGTACATTTTGACCGCCGTGGACAAAGTAGCGCTCAATTATCGGAAACCGGATCAGGTCGATTTGGATCAACTAACTGTGGTGGAAGCCAAAAAATATCTCGCAGAAGGCCAATTCCCCAAAGGTAGCATGGGGCCCAAGATTGAATCAGCGATTCATTTTATCGAGCAGGGTGGCGAGGTTTGCATTATCACTTCGACGGAACGTTTGACCGATGCTTTGGAGGGAAAAACAGGGACGAGGATTGTTGCTTGA